A stretch of DNA from Vanacampus margaritifer isolate UIUO_Vmar chromosome 1, RoL_Vmar_1.0, whole genome shotgun sequence:
AACGCAAGGTACCAACCTTGGGGAATGAGGGCACGTTAAAGGTGTCCACGTTCCTGCGGGGCAACTTTGTGCTGTGAGGATGTGGCGGCGGAGGCGCGGGGTGAGAAGGCGGAGGATGTCGCGGCGGCGGCACCGGTGGGTCTCCCGTGTCCGTCCCGCTGTCCCTCTTCTGCGGCGCTTTGTCCGCCTTCCTCAGCTTCCTGACGCAGGCGTACTCCGCCGCCTCCGGCTGGTGAGGCGCCGACACGACCTGGGCTTCGGGTTCGGGCAGGCCCCCTTCCACATCCCCGTCCAGGTCAGGCGGCGCCGGGGTGTTGGCGGGGACGGCCGGAGGGGCCGGAGTGTCCGTCTGCCCGGCCCTGCCTACCATGGCATAGAGCGCGTCGTCAGTTCGCGTGGCGGAGGAGCTTCGGCCCACTTCAGAGTAAGTGTGCTCTCCGTCCTCTCCAGTCCCGGAGGGAATCTGGGGAAGCTGCCTGCCTTGAGAGCGAAGGATTACAGTTAGACCGGCCTCGACTGGTTTTGGACGCCTCCACCGGACTCATGCTGGTACTCATCACTATAAAGCAGTGAGGTCCAAACTATGGCCGGGAGCCTGTACTAAAACTAATATATCTATTCTTGTGTGATAGAGGTAATATTgttagttactttaaaaaagtaatcagattaCTCATTAAAGTGACCATATTAGTCCTTTGAATAGCAATTGAGTTGCCCTCCtgattgctttattttaaaagtgacgTACGAGTTAGCATGTTAACTATTAGATTATTAGATTAAGAGAGTTTATTAGTTCAATGACATACCCCCATCTTGACCCGACCTATTAGATTGTCAAGCAAGGTTCGAACAAGGGTGAGTGGGTGAAATTGTGTGCGCTCCACAGCAGTTATGTGCATCATTAAAACTTACTAACATAAATTGTAGAACTCCCTTTGGCATGCTAACAAAGCATCGAACTTAGCATAGCATGCTAATTTAGCACAAAGCCAAATTAACATACTCTATTCACAAAAAGTtcgggatatttggcttttgggtgaaatttcaggacgagcctaaattgcattcaaacctttacaggtgaacttaatgtgaccttctctaagcttttgaTTGGCACATGcccaactgttaaatgtttcagtactttttgcacaagttgctgttctctaacgtGGAGCTTAaaggcaaaattcacaacaggtgtttgattCTTGAATCGACCAATAAATGTCCTGGTTCAATTAGAGCTGGTGTTTAAACAATCATCCTCATCAGGCTATTCACATTTTCACATCCTGAGACCAAGACGACACCTAACAATGCATCAACAGTACCTTGCCATTGTGACGCTTCAAACGGGACGTTCTCAGACCCAAGTGTCACAGAGTGTCATCAGCAGGTTGCAATAGAGATActgagagactggaagagtcacagaaagaagTGGACGTCCTTTGGCCACAAAGTCGATTCACGTCGAGCAGAAATGATGGCCGCCAACAATATTGGCGAGCGCTATGCGCTATGCTTTTGGTGGTGGCAGTGTTACAAGTGTGGGCAGGTGTGTCCAATCGGTGCAGAACTGCCCTACACTTTATAATAATTTTACCGATtagacatgtcatcattattgctctctctcttttttcgtttttttttttaaaattttgtatgtgcgtgcgtgtgtattcattagttcaactaaaacctattaaaaaatagagtcgtgaggccatcaggagacccgaggaaggaccaaagaaaagagaggaaagtgaaatccagcaccgaccagacaccacccaccaggccaccaaccagagtccttcaccttgatttttcttgttgtggcgtacccaccattgttgttgactTGATGAGGTATCACCAGTGCATTcttctacttaaatgtcctactttcatgatatgatatcactgtagcgtgaacttttgatgttttccataaatttcaccagaaagccaaatatcccgaactttttgtgagtagtgtatatacataaacataatgGCGGCATGATCGTACTTCTCATGGACGCACACTCCAGGAAAAGATGACTATCTTCGCTAATATGTGAAATTTTGCTAGCTCTGTCCTAATTGTGGGTCTATaaaatttcataaaaatatttgaaacagtTCTTAGTACGTTATTATCTTTGTCAAGGCAGAATATTTCCTACCTACAGGCCGTGTATTGGATCTTGGCTGTCGTTAGACTGTGCGAGTGCTGATAATGTTGTGGAATACTCTTAAGAGCGCCATAAATTCCGATTTGCTCTGAAAATGGCCACGATTCAAATTGCTTTGCTGACATTTTTGACCATAGCCCCACCCCCACCTACAGGATGCAACGCAACCCCACGTTCCCTTTGGATGCCATCAAAAATTGGTCACCAGAAGACCGCACTCAGAGTACTTACTTTTGCCATTGCAGTTCATCTTGTTCATCTCGGTGTCTGATTTACTGATGGAGCGCAGCTTCGACTGCCTGAGTATACCctgatggcacacacacacacaagggccCGTTAAAGATTAATTAAGATGAAAGATATGACTGATATGTTTCTGTAGGGAATAGACCATTtcataatgtttgtaaacagGAGCCAGGCTACTTCCAGGTGGCAGAAAGTGATTGACGACCGCTGACTTGAAcagaaaatgatgacaaaaacttGTTTGAGGTTGCGCCACCCAATGTAAATGACTGCAAATGACTCGggtattgtttttcatttactttAAAAGAAATGCAGAAGGTTGAGGAGGATAAAAGGGGTGGATGTCGTAAATACAGAGAAGATTGCAAGACTGCCTCCAGTTCAAAGTACGGCGAGCCCTTTCAACATTTAACAGctagactggatttgggttgcAGACAAAGTTCAAAtgtaggcataaaaagcaggattggaGAGGATTTAATGATAATGaataatcttcagcaaaaacttGGCTGAGCTTgcaatacttcctgttttcaaatttacaaagtggcaaacaGAATAATACGCCGCCACGTAGTGGCTGACAGTGGAATTATACCAAAAATTAACAGCAGGCCGAACAAAATGGTTACGTAAGCTGTACAAAAAACATTCCACAAAATAGCAGCAAACCCACAACAGAGTGGAGTTTATGTTTACTAAAATAATGATGAGCTTGTCTCAATTTACTCCCAACTTGACTTAAAGTGAAGTGTATACatgtttaattaaacacaaaGCTGTTCCGCTGTTGTATGAGATATCATAATATACTCttatgttatgttatatttGAAATTTGCCATCTCCACAACTACTTTCTATTCATCCACTATTAGCATTGCAGATATCTGCAACGTCATTTCATCAAGGACAAATGATGTAACTCCACGTCTATGGGATTTGTCATTACGGCTATCTACCATTCAGTTCCAGATAATCCACTACGTGATCTACAATTTGAGTCTGACTAGTCAATCATGATTACAGCTCGAGATATCTTTAATTAACCTCAATTCAAGCTGTATATGTCCGTTTTCAGACATCTTGAATCAATGCAATTGGTAGATATTTATTTGGGATAATGCCTACGCAGAAACAAATTGTAGCTAGCCTATCTCAAGGATGGAGTTACAGATATGTAAGTGAATTCAATTCATCTGTAATGAATGACAAACCCATACACATGATGGGCAAAAGTGACGCCATTTTGTCGTAGGCGAAATGTTGCAGGTAACTAATTCCGTTTTGGCTCGTCAAAAGAGATGAATTACAGATATATCTCTATCTGTGCTAACCCAAAAGACATATTAGCCACTTAGCAAGGGACAGATTGGGTACTCCCATCATCGGGTTTGTGGAAGACATTTTCTCACAGGTAGGCCTATTGATAAAATGTTCGATGAGGTTGTCTTTGAGTAAATTGTAAAACATAATGGCTAGCCTTCTTGCTAATACAACTcactcactcccagccattttcactgaagcaaccccctttgcgcctggctgttttactggattttgactgattttgcttggctcacagaatattcagttctattgctataaaaacatggacctaccaaaagaaagattagagtctcttctttcatcaggaaaaaaaaagtatatttctatccgtttccgttttgcagcaatgaaTTAGACTATAGCgacatttcatcattattcacgaatctgtttagaactgtggggaaatcagtttgtttgcaacatggccctggctgatctcttatactctgctgccacctgctggccgtttttgtaattactacaattgcttcacccgttctccttagttcaaaggctgcatcaaagccttctatatgctctagcattaaaacaaaagatttgaaaaaaaacatatgaatacgtttttgggagcaaatgagttaatccgAGCAACAGAAATGTTGATGTATTATCTTTTCGACTGACACTTGTCACATTCAAACAAGGCtaataaagaagaagaatgaaatcATCATTTATGGCTTTTGTTGATCACTCAACCTCGGTATCGTCTGCTAGTGCTGCTTGAGCTTTTGCCACCCGGAAGTAAACATTCCGTCATGCTGAAAAGGTCTATGGAGTTGCTTCCTCCCAAGCAGGATGCCTACCATGTCCATGAGACGGTGTTTCCCACCTTCAGTGGGGACATTGTGCGTCTTGCCCTTCCTGTGGTAAATACAAAAGTGTTAGCTCACACGTGTTTGCATATAATATGAGTCATAATCTGTGACCTTTTCTTCGGACTAGTTTTTCTATTTGTGTTTATTGCACATGGTCGCGGTTAGCATCAAAAAAGTGGCAAGACAGTAACTGAAGGTCAATGTGTGTTGCATGTGTGTGGGAAAACATGCATGAGCACCCTTTCCACGTGTATGTGGAAGTAATCAGACCaggaatgagttaaattttgtATGAAGACGATTACCAATTCATACACTTGAGATCATTCAACAAGAGTCTTGCCAGATGATCTGGTCATCGTCTGGGATCGGTCTTTTTTTGTTGGCCTATCGCTCTATTCCCAAAGTGAGAGGAATTATCTCGAGCCCTCACATTGGCTGTTGTGAAAAAATGGATTGCTTTGCTCAACATCTGACGATAGTTGCTCAAGTGCTGGTTCAAGGAGTGATGTAAAAAAACgtgaaggagccagatggaccaAAACTCCTGACATGAACCATCCTAAAAATGACCAGAGCTCTTCGTCCTGTGTAATCGTACCTCTGGCAGCCCACGCAGAGCACCACGATGAGGATGGTGACGACGAAGGCTGAGGCGGCAGCGATGGCGCCCAGCAGCAGGACCTTGCCGTAGGGAGGAGCCGTGAAGTTCAGCCCGTCCTGCATGGAGGCCATATGGGAGCGCTGGCGCTCACTTGCTCTCACACGCGCTCACACTCACTCTCTCGCCCTCACGCTCATGCACACGGGCAAGAGCCACGCTCTCTCGGGGATCTGCGGTCACAAGGCACAGGATGCTTTGTAAacacatgaaacaaaacatCAAGTTTGAGGGCTATGTTCCAATGCTAATTGTGATTGCTAACCAtaagctaattttgttggtgtgaAAGTTTCCCATGCATTGTTAGCGTCACACTTACTTGGCCTAATTATATTGCCAACGCTACAATACATATAGAGTATTTTGGGGGTGGCATGACTCAGATGGTAGAGTGGTGGTCTCCCATCCCAAAGTTTGTGGGTTGTAGGTCACTTCACAGTGGTGTATTGCCAACGGAATTTTCCAAGGTTAGTCTTGCGTCAATTGGGCCAAATTGCTGCTGATGGTTGGGTCACTCGTATCTGGAGGCTGGTTGCGTTTCTGGTTCCAGCAAACAAAAGTGGCATGCGCTTGTTGTCTGGAAAGTCGCAACGAGGCACCATCACCTAGCCCGGCTGTCGTTGCATCGATTGTGAAGTGACGAGGGTTTGACAGAGTGAAGGGGAGGCGCTGATGTGCAAGAAGAAAGGCGAAGGTGTGGGTGGGAAAGCAAGGAGAGCCGCGGGGGGAGGACGAGGAGCGTGGGAGTCGTCAGGTGTGTGAAGACGCTCCAATGCTGATGACGGCAAGAGGCCGGCACGTCCGCCGCTCCCTGCCCATccatgacacccccccccccaactccccCTCCTGCCCCTGCCTGCGGTGCTGAGCCAGAGTGACGCCTCAGTACTGCAGTGTAATCGCAAGCCCGCCAGCCAACCAATTAGACGAAGGGAAGGAAACGAGGGCCGCCTCCTCGCAACCACGTCATTCATGTGACAGACGTATTCAAGCTCCTTCCTCCATAAGTCCCAGCGGGGTCTTCCACATGTGCAactaattgattagaaaaacaactaTTTGGATCATCGATTATTCATTCACTGAGtgtcagaaaataggcaaaaatgttttgcattgtttaccaaaataaaagcagatgtttgctttCATGGAGCAAATTGCTGAAATTTACTGCTGAGAGGTAGAAATTCcgaagatttggacaattttaggtTAATGGCTCTAAACAATTAATTAGTTGTCGATTTAATTGCTGCACctttttgcaaacatctgcttttattctGGGGAACAAAGATCAAGAATTTGACGGTTTTCTGAGAGTTGTTACAGACCAGAACAGGAACTGAGGCATAATACATATATGGGGGGAGTTAAATAGTCAATTGAATCTACTAcacaaatattgtttatttacagCAGTGGTCCTCAAGTATATCTATCCAGCCAGCTATATGTTTTCCATATCTccaacagccaacacaggtgtttcaaacgatcagctaataaGCAAGCTCtccatgaagcctgataacgatcctcagctgtgttggctgaaggagacatggaaaacaggatggatagggtacttgaggaccggggttgagaaccactagtATGACTAACCTCTAGTTGACCCTAAGGTAGCCTCAGAAGTGTACTAGTACAAACTAGTAGTCCTTCCTTGGAATAAATCAGTAGCCAAGAAGTAACTCTCACTTCCAAAATGACTGCTGACCACATCACTATCTTGTATGAtattgtgtcattttgtttgaTCATTAAACAATAACTGTAATCACTTAATAAGCAATAATCAGGAAATGCAATCAACTTGAATGCAGAATACATTTTCATCGATGGAATAATTGACAGAATAATGATTGGATGGCGTCAGTGCTGATGTGTTGAGGTGCAAATGACCTGTTGAATTGGATTTCATGTCAGGAACGAAAAacaggaaagtcaagcaagggGGCCGACTTCATTTCACGCTCAAAATTCGCCGTCTTTTCTGCTCACAAGGGCCACAAAGTCAACAGGGAATTAGGCTGTAATCCTTGCAAAAAATAGAATTGGGGAGAGCATGTAGCCCACACGTTCAATACCGgaggctttttctttttctaggaACATGTCCTGCATTTATATGCGCGTCCATTattaataactagagctgccgCCAGCCAGCCAGCGGCCGCTCTGCCCAATCAGCTCAGGTTTTGATAAAGCACCTGGGACTTCACATGGCCCAACGAAAACCTCAGCGTCTGGATGTGACACAAATAAcagcgcgcgtgcgtgtgtgtgtgtgtgtgtgttgggggatgCTATTGTGTGAGAATGTGAATTAGGTCAAATGTTGGCTTGCAACAGCGATTAAACGTGCGCCCCGTGAGGAAGAAGCCTGAAGTGGAAGAGGGGAAGCTCTTCCTTGTCTATGCTGCCACGTTTAACGATCATTCTCCGTTATTAATTATGATGggtaatatagattttttttttttttttcatttccagtCATTGCAGCTGTGAAAAGCGCCAGGCCCGGACGGATTTCCTCCCGTTCCGAATCATCGTCTTTCTCCGTGTGCATGCGCTGCACTTGATGTGCTTTGTGAAAGCATCCGTCACTGGCTGCCGCTTGGCTCCAAGTCCAAAAAGAAGCGAGTGAGCAAGCGAGCGAGCGGCTGACAACAGGTTACAAAGCAGCCACCGAGGAATGGCAACGGAATGATGCATGTCCTCACGTCCCCGCTTTACGCTCATATCAAAGTGCGCATGGGAGAGGATGTCCCTGAGGTCAGCAGGACAACCCCCTGAGGGGTCGAATGGGGTTGCAAACCAAAACCTTGAGCATGGAAATGTGACCTCGATGGTGTTAGTGTTATCCCCATTTTtttgagggggaggggggggcaatGCAGCacaggggagggagggggttcTGCACACGTGTCCGCGCCTTAAACGCGTGACCAACGTGGACGTGGGGAGACATGAGCACAAAGAAAACACGCAACATGGAACGACACATCCGCATTAATAATACATGCTTTATGTAGTACGGTGATGAGCGCGCATAAGCCCCCCACCCACCCTATTCTACGCACACGCGCACCCCCTCCAGGCATTGCGCTAGAGCCTGGCTTCTACTCACTCAGCTCCGAGGTTCGGAGAGGCGCACCATGAGCCCGTCCTTCGGCTTCAGCTTGTCGCCACCCAGCCAGCATAATCCATCAACGTGCTAGCGACGCATCACGCCGTCCCTCCGTGGCCGTGGGGGCTTCACGCAGTGTCAATGCACCGCATTGCATCTGCCatcccttttttgtgtgtgaatgttttttcttcttttttttttggtgctgccCGCTGACCCCCGGTAACCGCGCGCCTCTTGCTTGCcaggtggggggcggggggtcgccTGGGAAGAGCAACAGAATCTCCACGCGTGTTCGCCTTCAACGTCCCTCAAGCCCCCTCCATCACCTCCGCTGGCGTCGCGTCCTCTCGGCTAGCGAGCTTCCATGTGACACGGTAGGCAGCTTGCAGGAGGTTGCAGGAGACTCCCCGATCTTGCGCGTCTTCCTTCCCTTCAAACGCCATCTAGCGACAGAGCGGGGAAGTACGCCCCTCCTGTTGTCAACGCTCCCACCCAGCCATGACAAACCTACTCTGGATTCAACCAGCTCATGAAAATACagctctggggaaaaaaaagaaaaaaaagagagagctcTAAAAATTCTCATATTTGACTCACAGGGACTAAGCCAAAAGTCAAAACCAATTACTCTTTACTGTGTATGTTTGATaatcaacatattttgtttaattcCACTGACTTCCGACACCCTAACTTCCAAATTCCACATATTCTTATATTGTCACATCAAAATACTGAAGAAaatagtgtttttgttgttgtttgaatttGCCTCACTGcaagaattaaaattaaaataagatgaTTTTTAACTCAATAAAGGTATTATGGGGGTTCATTACATCTCAAACATTTGCTGCCAATAAGGTTGtatatttttgaagaaaaagtgGTATTTTCAAGAAATTATTAGAGATAAAAAGGCGTATATTTTCTATATCAAAATTAGTTCTCCTCAGGCTatagtcaaatattttttttagagaaagGTTGTATATTtttcgatttttaaaaagttgcatCTTTTTGAACTGGGAGTTCaaatatgatgaaaataaaatcataaagaaaattaagtatatatatattgtgtatttttccaGCAGTTTTCAAgattcaaaagtatttttttaagattcgagagagagagagattgaatTCATAATACTGTATTACTAAAGTAAcactttcctctctttttttgatAAGTCACATATTACGAGaataatgtacattttaagagaaaaaatcccttcccccaaaaaatttttaaaataaagtttcaAGATAAAAGTTCGATATTTTTAAGATTACAGGATTTATGATAGGAGGGAAAATCCTGCTATTTAAGTACATGTGCATATAATGCTGCTTTGTTCGACTGTGTTTTGTTGTGTAGTACTCGCACGTCTCACCCTCCACTTGttttgctgttgctgctgccacctgctggtgtcTTGTAACAATTGCAGAGAaatcaaccaaccaatcagagcgaAGATGGCGCTGTTGCTGCCTGCAAGCGTCAATCGGGTAACAACACAAAATCACTTGCATATCTTCCCAATTTAAAGGGCTGGCGCTTGCTTTTCAAAGAAGGCTGCCAGACCACACGgaaaacgattaaaaaaaaagaaagaaatcagaAATATAAAAGACATTAAAGTCGTAATTGTTTGAGAATGGTCATATTGAGGGGTAAAGTAGTTGCACTTGTTTGagatttaataatttaaagagTAGGCTTACATCTGACGAACCATTTCGAGGTATTGATGGGGAAACGGATCAATATTGTCAAGTTTCATAAATATCTGGTGTTCTCTTATTTGTGTCTTTATGCAAGGTGCCACGATATAGGGACTGatgtgacgtcacgtcattTACTGTGCCTTCACTTGCACCCACTAATTGCATTTTTGAGTGATTGAGTGATACGCTAGATCGTTTTGTTGCCACCTTTATACGATCAATTTACCTTCTGGATCAACAAGTTTAGGCACGCAAAAGTAGTGCTTATCCTTGTTTTATCGCTTGCTATCTAGGCATCTAGTGCCTGGGTTTGGGGCAACCAGAGGAAGGttcgaaagaaaaaaagatgaaacaaagtgaaatccagcaccaaccagctaccacccacagagttacaaaaccggaatctttcaccaaccccggAAATATCTCAATTCCAccagattagggagacctcaagagaccagaggaaagactaaaggaagatgaagcagagtgagatccacaaacgcctgcctccactgattcagcggAGAAGCAAATTCAGTTTGagtttcagtagatgctggtgtggtgaatCTGGCATGGCTTAGAACCtacaccaaagaggggagccgtcgacttCGGCCTGACAAGGCAAGCACAGCCTCTCAGACCGCGGCAGCACCAGGGGTAAAACACCAACGGCCGGAGAACAAACCCAGAAGCCCAGaccacgcccccccccctcatcgCCCTAAGTATTaactaattaataataatttaaaaatatatcttcATTAACATACTtccaaaacataacaaaaaaacaactatatttTCCCATTTCAACAAAAAGTCTCTGTGAAGATGCCCAATAACAAATCTACTAAAATCTTTCCAGAATGTCCGAGTGTGTGCACATTTCCAGAAGAGCTGTTGAATTGTCTCTGGGTGGTTTCCACATTTAGAGCAACTTGTGTCACTTGTGCCTTTTGAATTTGGGCATATAATGGTTGGCTGTATaatatttatgtaatattttattggTTACTCCCTTCACCATATTGTAAGCCAATACTTATTTGGAATAGACCAGACCTTTTTCCAATTAATGTCCTTAACAAAACAATTCCAATAGAACACAAGGCAGCCAATAGCAATCCAGATtcagctttcatttcatttttttttaatgactaaagAGATGTTCATGTAATGATTATAACATGAATGTTTGGAAATTCGGTAATGTTAAACCATTATGTCAAATACAATGTGGAAACAAAATCTTTGCATGCGaatattgtgacattttgaATAGTGTACAACaggtatatgtttttttttaatgtaaataatattttaaccaTTAAACATGAAGGAATTAGTTTAGTTTCTATTGGAACTTTCCAAAATTGTGAGCGAATTGGCAACATCTTCATATCACTGTTGCTCTTAATTAATTGTTTTGCTATTTACCTGTATTGCCACTGATTACATTTTAGCCCACTTTATTACTGTGTTGATGTCGTCTTTTAATTATTCCAACATTGTGTTTTAATTGCTGTTTTCTCAGCCATGCTTCCAAGCTCCTTGTCTTGACGGGAatgggaatttatttatttatttatttatttattttgggtagGGGGGGGTAAATAACCCTAAGGAAGGAAAAAACACGAAGAAAATATATGTTAAATGAGCTCAAAAGTCAAGATATTGCATCGTTTGGCTGCTTAAGGCCCTGATAGTAAAGATGCTAGCATGGGTGCTGTGCTGCTAGGTAGCCGGAGACGCGGCGTTTACGTAAGCTGCGTCACTTCCGGCTAGCAGACCCGGTGGAAGGAAGCTCGCCTTTCGGCTAAATTAGCACTAGCAGGGCTACCGCCGAGGCAGCTCGCCTCCACTATTAACGTGACGGCGGCTACGGTTggctagaaagaaaaaaagaagccaggCCGGCTTCATATTGGCAGGACTGTCTGTTGTGAAGTGTCAGCAGCGAACGCCGCCAACGACGACGACAAAAAAGCGAGGCCGCCCCTCTCCgcgcctgctgctgctgctgctgctacaaGTACA
This window harbors:
- the LOC144063931 gene encoding uncharacterized protein LOC144063931 isoform X1 — translated: MASMQDGLNFTAPPYGKVLLLGAIAAASAFVVTILIVVLCVGCQRKGKTHNVPTEGGKHRLMDMGILRQSKLRSISKSDTEMNKMNCNGKSRQLPQIPSGTGEDGEHTYSEVGRSSSATRTDDALYAMVGRAGQTDTPAPPAVPANTPAPPDLDGDVEGGLPEPEAQVVSAPHQPEAAEYACVRKLRKADKAPQKRDSGTDTGDPPVPPPRHPPPSHPAPPPPHPHSTKLPRRNVDTFNVPSFPKEVMFMGNGEQYIWKPPEDEDVLMLHNKALAPLGAHTMESIQPSAAVVAEMYSKVCKPAKKKRAVPGSPPSNPGFRTLGRPDRDRERDGGFSVVVKPQTWAPQEGKAPAGSLDDYCYESFGTEECEPAYENLEGGGGWRRERALNTCATLRPRRKKAQQPLQQQQPPPPPPTQHNPKLQHLPAKALLLPGESLYESISDLKQGSATSSTTTIFTFNDGMEMYVTGL